GTAGGGCCTTTGAATGGGCTAAGTGTGCTGGAAGAATAATCAAGGCTTCAACAAGGGATACCACCAGCGTAAGTATTACGATTACCGATACCTCTCCGAAAAACTCCCCAATCCTACTATCCAAGAAAAGGAATATGGAAAAAGCTAATATAGTCGTGATTATAGCAGAAATAATGGGAGGTAAAACCTCCATAGTACCGTCAACTGCCGCTTGCACAGGACTCTTCCCTTTTTCGTAGTGCTGGTATATGTTTTCGGCAATAACGATACCGTCATCAACCAAAATTCCGATTACGATAATCATTCCGAATAACGATAGTACATTGATGGTTACATCAAAAAAACCGGCGAAAATGAACATTCCCAAAAAAGCCACAGGTAGGCCAAAAGCTACCCAAAATGCTAATCTAGTATTGAGAAAGAGTGATAGAAATATCAATACCAGTACCATTCCCATAATCGCATTTTCGGTAAGAAGCTGCGTACGTTGGACCAAGGTTGTAGAAAGATCGGAAACGATGTCTAACTTGACATTATTGTATTTCTGATTAAACTCCTCTATGTACACTTTGACCTTCTCAGCAGAGGTAATTAAATCCTCTGTATTGGTACTAGTGATGGTCGTATTTACAGAAAGGTTTCCATCAAAATAGGATGCGTTGGGCGTTTCTGCAAAACGGTCTCTAATAGTAGCGACGTCCTTTAATCTAACGGTACTGCCCGAAGCATCTGCCCTCACGATCAAATTAGAGAGTTCGTCGCCGTAATAAGATCGATTATTCGCCCTAATTAAGTACTCTTCCGCATCTGTCTTAATATTTCCACCTGTTACCAGAATATTGGCATTACCCACGGCTTGGGCTACTTCGGCAAAAGAGATTCCATAAGCCAATAATGTATTTTCGTTTACTGCAATCTCAATTTCTTCTTGTGGATATCCTGTAATCTCAATTTGAGAAATACCATCTATGGCCCTTAAATCATTTTCAATTTGTCTTCCTACATTCTTTAAAGTAGCTAAAGGTATATCTTCACCACTAATGGCAAAGCTAATCGTTTGGCGTACGGCTTCCAGTTTAGAAACAATCAATGGTTCCATTCCCGTGGGAAAAGTAGGCACCCTATCCACGGCATTCTTAACCTCGAGTAACATAAAATCTATATCCCTGCCTTTCTCTATTTCCACGTTGATGGTGCCGCTATTTTCCCTAGAGGTAGAGGTAACCCTATCCACCCCTTCTAGACCTTTAAGATTATCCTCGATTTTTAAAACGATACCTTCTTCAATTTCTTGGGGGGATGCTCCCGGATAAGTGATGTTAATCGCGATGTTTTTGGAATCCGTTAGTGGAAAAAATGAGGATTTCAAAGATTTGGCACCAACAATACCAAAAATCGCGAAAGCGATAATAATCACGTTCACCGCTACGTGATACCGTATAAAGTATTCTATTAACTTTCGCATTAGCTTTTGGAATTATCGGATTGGTCTTTATAAATCTTTACAGCCATTCCCGTATAAGCACCAATCAACGGTTTTGACATAATGGTAGTGCCATCAGGGACATCTTTTAGAACTACCCGTTTATCGGAAAAATAGATTGGTCTTACATCAATCACGTCAAGAACGGAATCCTTAACCACAAATATCTTGTTGTCCTCTAGGAGAAGATTTCTATCCACTTCAATGGCGTTTTCTTCTTTTCTTGCATCCAGATTTGCTTCAAGGTACATGCCCTCCCTAAGGTTTTCATTGTCTACCTCAATGTATGCCTTTATGGTCTGGGTCGCCTGATCTACCCTACCGTTTATACGGGAAACTTTTCCTTCATAAATATCCGGACTATCCAAGGTTGTTAATTTTACACGCTCTCCAACCTTTAAAAGATCAGAATACGTTTTACTTACAGATACTTCTAATTCATATACTGCTGGATTAATGAATTCCCCTAATTTCTGACCCGCTCTAACGAGCGTTCCTTCGGTTACCGTAGCCTCTGTCAATACTCCTGAAAACGGTGCAATTATTCTATACTTAGTAAGACGTTGCTCTAAATTTTTAACATTGTAATAACTCGTTAGGATTCCCCTACCGGAAATGAAGAACTTTTCGTTTTCCGATGTCATCTCGGGCAATGCAGGTGTGCTTTTGGACATATCAAAATTGTTCAGATAAGTCTGCCATTTTGGAAAAATATCGGGATAGTCCAGACGTAAATCTGGCATAATCGAAGTCAACTGGTTGTATAGATTACTCTTAGCCGATTGGACACTTGCCGCATATTCTGAGGCATCTATACTTATTATCGTTTCTCCTTTATTGTATTTTTGCCCCTCTTTAAAAAGTTTGTTCCCACGTCTAAAAACTCCTTGTACTTCCGCATAAAGCTCCACTCGCTGCTTTGCCATGAGGTTACCATTAGCGGTAACTACTATGGGAATGATCTCATTTTCTACTACTTCCGTGAAAACCGTTTTGACCACTTTTTCCGCTTTCGGCCTAAACGTTTTTTTGTTATCCACTATCATTTTTGCCAAAAAAATGGATAGTACTATCAATAGTACACCAAGGACGGACAAGATAATTTTTCTCATAATTCGGCAGTTATTTGGTTTCTGGTGATGTTTTAAAATTGTCTTGAATTTTTTTCAAAGTCGAAATCATAAGCATCTTATTTTCCTCGTCCAAACCGTTCTCCATAATGTCAATTATTTCTTGAATTATAGGTCTGGTAGCAGCAAACGTTCGCGTGCCATGTGGAGTGATGAAGACTTTATTGTTGCGTTTATCCTCCGTGCTTTGAATTCTTTTGATATAATTTTTGGTTTCCATCTTAGAGAGCAATCTAGCGAGAGAAGATTTATCCCTATAAGTCAAGAGCGCCAGTTCGTTTTGATTGATACCGTCCTGCTCATAAAGCTTTTTAAGAACAATCATCTGCTCTTTGGTCAAATCCACTCCGTAAGCATCAAAAGCCTCCTGTAGGTGACAATCTAACATTTTGACAGTTCTTCCCAACCAAGGACCAATAGAGGTTTCAAAATCAATATCTAAAATTTCTGTAGCCACGCGGCGAATCTACTAAAAAAGAGATTAGTTGCACGTGCAACCAATGTTAAAATAGTCTTAAAGAAAAGATTATATTTTGGGTTCTTCCAAATAAAAAAAGAGATGCTACCAACATCTCTTTCTAACCAAACTAACTAAAAGTGTAAATTACTATTACTTGTCTATGTCTTCAAACTTGGTATCGGCCATTCTGGTCTTCTCCAGGTTGATGTCCTTAAATTCAATCTTTCTATCGTTTTTATCGTAGTCAAATACAAGGAACTCTCTTGTTTCCAACATCTCAAGATTTTTAAAAGAATTGAACTGGTTATTCTGTATTTGAAAGATCTCAAGACTTGCCAATTGTCCTAATTCCATAGGAATTTCCCCATTGAATTGATTATTGGCCAGCACGAGCTCCTTAAGGTTTCTCAAGTTTCCCATCTCTCCAGGTATGGCCCCTTCCAGAGTATTTTCAAAAAGACCTAAAGTCTCTAACTTGGTAAGTGCGCCCAAGGAATTTGGAATAGTCCCCTTTAGGTGATTACTAGAAAGGTTCAATATTTTTAAATTTTTTATATTCCCTATGCTGTTCGGTATGGAACCTGATAAGAAATTATTAAATACGGACAGCTCCTCCAAACTAATCAAATTGCCTATTTCCTCAGGAATCTCTCCCTTAATTCTATTCATTTCCAATTTAAGTACCCGTAAATTTTTTAGCTCACTTAATTCCCTGGGTAATACTCCGGTTATTGCATTAAAGGCTAAATTTAGAACAGTAAGGTTTTCTAAATTGGCAATGTCTCTAGGTAGAGAACCCATAAGATTATTCCGAAAAAGATTGATTTCTACAACTTTATCATCTACCACCTTCACCCCGTGCCATTCCGCTACTGGAGTTTTTAAATCCCATTTTTTCACCCAATGCTTCCCATTAGTACTATTGTACAGTCCAATTAGAGCTTTCTTCTCCTTTTTGGATACTCCTGCGAATGCCAGATTAGATATCAATGCGAAGACGACTATTAAAGAGTAAAAAATTTTCATAAACTTTGGTTTAGTAAATCAATACTTAAGAATTATCCTACAAATTTCTACTAATAACGGTGAAAAATCAAAAAATATCGTTGAACGGACTTTTATTGTTGTGAAAGTTGCTTAATCTGTTGTGAAAGCTACTTATTTGTAGGTGTAGCGTTTCCTACAAGGTCTCGATTTGTAAGGTAAGTTCCTCCCAAGTGTTCATTAGGTCCTCTAGGGATTTCTTTTTGGATTGATATTTATCAAAGAAGTTAGGTTTGGCAATTGTAGCGTCGTAATCCATAATAAGGCTATGGTCTATTTCTGAAATTTCCCTTTCCAATTCGCCTATTTTGCTTTCAAGAGAACTCAATCGGTTTTTAAGCTTTTTTATTTTATTCTGTTCTTTGGAAGAGTTCGGTTTGTCAAAGGTACTTTTCTTAACCTCTACGGTTTGCTTTTTCTCTATGCTCCTAAAATTTTCTGCCTTACGCTGTTCTAAATAAAAATCAACGTCACCTAAGTACTCATTTATTTTTCGGTCCTTAAATTCATAGACCTTATTCGTTAGCCCCTGTAGAAAATCACGGTCATGTGATACCAAGATCAGCGTGCCTTCAAAATTCTGTAATGCCTGTTTAAGGACGTTCTTCGATTTTATGTCCAGATGATTGGTAGGTTCATCCATAACCAATACGTTAAAAGGTTGTAATAGCATCTTGGCCAATGCCAATCGGTTTCTTTCTCCTCCAGAAAGAACCTTCACATACTTTTCTACTTCATCCCCACGAAACAGGAAGGACCCCAAAATATCCCTTACTTTACTTCGATTGGATTCGTTGGATGCATCGATCATCGTATCCAGGATTGTTTTGCTTCCATCCAGATACTCGGCTTGATTCTGTGCAAAATACCCGATCTGCACATTATGACCCAACTTTAAATGCCCGTCATACTCCAACTCCTGAACTATAATTTTGGCAAGCGTTGATTTTCCCTGTCCGTTCTGCCCAACAAAAGCAGTTTTGCTTTCCCGCTCCACCAGTAAGTTGATATTTTTCAACACATCCTTACTTCCATAGCTCTTTGATAGCTCCCTGATTTCAATCACTACCTTCCCGGGAGTTACGGAAACCGGAAATCTAAGGTTCATCACGCTATTATCATCTTCATCTACTTCTATGCGTTCAATTTTGTCCAACTTCTTGATAAGCGATTGTGCCATGGAAGCTTTAGTAGATTTTGCCCTAAATTTTTCTATGAGACGTTCCGCTTGTTGAATTTCCTTTTCTTGGTTCTTTTGTGCACTTAATTGTTGCTGCTTTATTTCGTTTCTTAAAACCAGATATTTTGAATAAGGCTTATTATAATCATAGATACGGCCCAAGGAAATTTCAATGGTCCTGTTGGTGACATTGTCCAAGAACATTTTATCGTGCGAAACAATCATTACCGCACCGGTGTAATTGTTCAAAAACTGTTCAAACCAAATAATGGACTCTATATCCAAATGGTTCGTGGGCTCATCCAACAAAAGAACATCGTTGTTTTGTAAAAGTAACTTGGCCAATTCTATACGCATACGCCACCCACCGGAAAAGGTTTCCGTCTTTTTATCAAAATCCTCTCGGTTAAAACCAAGGCCTTGCAAAATCTTTTCAGTTTCTCCCTGATAATTATATCCTCCTAAAATCTCATAATGGTGGGTAACATCGTTCAAATCTATGATCAACTGGTTGTAGGACTCACTTTCGTAGTCGGTCCGTTCTACCAATTGATGGTTTATATCTTCCAGTTTTTGCTCCAAGGATTTTATTTCCACAAAAGCCTGATAAGCCTCTTCCAAAACGGTTCTTCCTTGCTCAAAGTCTATGTCTTGTCGGAGGAAGCCAATTTTTATATCTTTTTCTATAGCTATAGTACCCGTATCCAAAGGCATATCTCTGGAGAGCAACTTTAGTAACGTGGATTTTCCCGCCCCGTTCTTCCCAACAAGACCTACCCTATTTCCAGCATTGAGCCTAAAGGATATTTCCTCAAATAAAAATTCTCCTCCAAAAGAGACAGAAAGATTGTGAACGTTCAGCATTTTAAACTATGAAATTATATTCTTAACGAGGCAATCCCGTATTTTTGTACAAAGTTTTGCAAATGTTAAAAAAAGGAAACAAACTCTACAGCATTTTAACAGGAACTTGTCCTAAATGCCAAGAGGAGAGTATGTATGTTGCTCAAAATCCCTACAAATTTGGCCATCTTTTCAAAATGCATGAGCGTTGTGGTCATTGTGGCATTAAATATAAAATGGAGCCGTCTTTTTTCTACGGCGCAATGTATGTAAGCTATGCCTTGGGAATTGCCTTCGCGGTCGCGGCTTTTGTAATAGCACGATTAATATTTGGAATAAACTTAATCAATACCTTTGTCGCTATTGTCATTACGCTGATCGTGTTCATGCCCGTAATCGTAAGACTGTCTAGAAATATTTGGATAAATTTATTCTACTCGTACGACTCGGAAGCAAATACTACAAAGAATTGACGTTTTTATATTCCTTTCTAAAGCGATCAATATCCATTTCCTTATCTAAAGGGATATCTTTCTCTATGTAATTGTAAAGCTTTTTAGCGGCCCAAGGACCAATCATAACGCCATGGGAACCAAAACCATTTAAAAGCCATATTCTTTTGTGAACGGGGTGCTCACCTATCAAGGGTCTTCTATCTTTCACTGTAGGCCTTATTCCTGCAAGCTGATCCACCACATCAAATTCGCAATTGATTAAATCCTTGAGTTTGCGCAATAATTCTTTTTTGGCCTCCGTAGTTGGAACATTAGTCTTATCCTCCCGATTATAGGTTGCACCTACTTTATATAGATCATCACCTAACGGAATTAAAAAAATAGAGGATTTGATAATAGTAATTTCTTTTAATCCCCTAGCTCTTATGATCAAATATTCCCCTTTGGAACCCTGCATGGGTAAATAATTAAAAAA
This sequence is a window from Maribacter aestuarii. Protein-coding genes within it:
- a CDS encoding efflux RND transporter periplasmic adaptor subunit, whose product is MRKIILSVLGVLLIVLSIFLAKMIVDNKKTFRPKAEKVVKTVFTEVVENEIIPIVVTANGNLMAKQRVELYAEVQGVFRRGNKLFKEGQKYNKGETIISIDASEYAASVQSAKSNLYNQLTSIMPDLRLDYPDIFPKWQTYLNNFDMSKSTPALPEMTSENEKFFISGRGILTSYYNVKNLEQRLTKYRIIAPFSGVLTEATVTEGTLVRAGQKLGEFINPAVYELEVSVSKTYSDLLKVGERVKLTTLDSPDIYEGKVSRINGRVDQATQTIKAYIEVDNENLREGMYLEANLDARKEENAIEVDRNLLLEDNKIFVVKDSVLDVIDVRPIYFSDKRVVLKDVPDGTTIMSKPLIGAYTGMAVKIYKDQSDNSKS
- a CDS encoding MarR family winged helix-turn-helix transcriptional regulator translates to MATEILDIDFETSIGPWLGRTVKMLDCHLQEAFDAYGVDLTKEQMIVLKKLYEQDGINQNELALLTYRDKSSLARLLSKMETKNYIKRIQSTEDKRNNKVFITPHGTRTFAATRPIIQEIIDIMENGLDEENKMLMISTLKKIQDNFKTSPETK
- a CDS encoding leucine-rich repeat domain-containing protein, producing MKIFYSLIVVFALISNLAFAGVSKKEKKALIGLYNSTNGKHWVKKWDLKTPVAEWHGVKVVDDKVVEINLFRNNLMGSLPRDIANLENLTVLNLAFNAITGVLPRELSELKNLRVLKLEMNRIKGEIPEEIGNLISLEELSVFNNFLSGSIPNSIGNIKNLKILNLSSNHLKGTIPNSLGALTKLETLGLFENTLEGAIPGEMGNLRNLKELVLANNQFNGEIPMELGQLASLEIFQIQNNQFNSFKNLEMLETREFLVFDYDKNDRKIEFKDINLEKTRMADTKFEDIDK
- a CDS encoding ABC-F family ATP-binding cassette domain-containing protein; this translates as MLNVHNLSVSFGGEFLFEEISFRLNAGNRVGLVGKNGAGKSTLLKLLSRDMPLDTGTIAIEKDIKIGFLRQDIDFEQGRTVLEEAYQAFVEIKSLEQKLEDINHQLVERTDYESESYNQLIIDLNDVTHHYEILGGYNYQGETEKILQGLGFNREDFDKKTETFSGGWRMRIELAKLLLQNNDVLLLDEPTNHLDIESIIWFEQFLNNYTGAVMIVSHDKMFLDNVTNRTIEISLGRIYDYNKPYSKYLVLRNEIKQQQLSAQKNQEKEIQQAERLIEKFRAKSTKASMAQSLIKKLDKIERIEVDEDDNSVMNLRFPVSVTPGKVVIEIRELSKSYGSKDVLKNINLLVERESKTAFVGQNGQGKSTLAKIIVQELEYDGHLKLGHNVQIGYFAQNQAEYLDGSKTILDTMIDASNESNRSKVRDILGSFLFRGDEVEKYVKVLSGGERNRLALAKMLLQPFNVLVMDEPTNHLDIKSKNVLKQALQNFEGTLILVSHDRDFLQGLTNKVYEFKDRKINEYLGDVDFYLEQRKAENFRSIEKKQTVEVKKSTFDKPNSSKEQNKIKKLKNRLSSLESKIGELEREISEIDHSLIMDYDATIAKPNFFDKYQSKKKSLEDLMNTWEELTLQIETL
- a CDS encoding DUF983 domain-containing protein, translating into MLKKGNKLYSILTGTCPKCQEESMYVAQNPYKFGHLFKMHERCGHCGIKYKMEPSFFYGAMYVSYALGIAFAVAAFVIARLIFGINLINTFVAIVITLIVFMPVIVRLSRNIWINLFYSYDSEANTTKN